Within the Melitaea cinxia chromosome 12, ilMelCinx1.1, whole genome shotgun sequence genome, the region TGGCCACCTGGAAGTCTGGACTTAACGCCCTTGGATTTTTTCTTGTGGtcggaaataaaaaattatacacgtcaatatgaaagctgtgatgatttacgcattgtgatagtggacgcttttgatgaagtgaaaagtgataaagacacattaagaaaattaaaagaattgtattaaacgtgtacgtttgtgtattgaacgcagcggactccattttgagcagttgtttcgatacagagaagtgtaaatagtgtaaataaactgttaatacgtatgtaagttaattattctgtagatagctccgattttttaaatacgccagaaatttatacctacagtccgtttataaatttatttgttgtgaaaagaacaatcgtcgttaataatcgaaaagaagtttaaataaaataggtatttctgacggtcctaagcccgtgtaaagtatgaaggacaaacgagtctatctacgtaagtactcgctagctcgcgcctataggtatacttttatcaaccgaaacgcgcacggacgtgtttcattcataaaataatgaatgaatgatcagtgccttactactttccaagtcgatcgagtaaaaatgaatattaaaattgaaacttttttttaatcaacattacaattgatttatcaatttttataggtactatagatgattccaaagtaaaatatttcgtttccaaaacggttataaaatcaccgtgtatatatatatatatatatatatatatatatatatatatatatatatatatgtactacaaatatattttatttaatattaatataatatataatatatttgctgtgtacaataaaaagtaaattaattttatttaattggtgcataaataattttggtaatGAATTCAGTCACTACACTTACGTTCATAATGAATACTTACAACTTTTATTCTaatactagcgactcgccccggcgtcgcacgggtgcaatgctgatactaaatataaaatatatatagatgaaaagatactaatatataaaaaatatattgtattacattataatgtatatattatatattagtacattattatattaccgttgcgtaggtttaaagatcttagcatacagactgcggaaagcgactttgttttatactatgtagtgaagtaTAAGTATTCATGATACTCGTTTGGTGTTGCCTTTTTGGATTGAAGGcgagttatctataataataataataataataatatactttattgcacatgtaaataaagaacaaaatttacataataagcaattatagtaataaattgttcaaccaggcgatcttattgctaataattgtatttgctcgcaaacgaaaattcaattacatcaacaagtaatacaacgtagatcgacgaaaaaatagtcaagtaactacgcgttatcaaagattactcaaaaagtagttattagatctcgataaaatttaaatatgatgatattaaatgtcatgataaacatcagctttcgattaaataaaaaattatcaaaatcggtacacccagtaaaaagttatgcggattttcgagagtttccctcgatttatctgggatcccatcatcaaatcctggtttccttatcatggtacaaaactagggatatctccttttcaacaaaaaaagaataatcaaaatcagtacatccagtagaaagttatgcgttataatataacgtaggtcgacgaaaaaagcgtcaagtaaaaacgcattattagatctaactcgaaaagtagttgttagatctcaaataaatttaaatgggaccaaatgacacacaccacttttcgactaaattttttttgtcgaaatcggtccacccagttaaaagttctgatgtccacatacataaaaaatacagtcgaattgagaacctcctccttttttggaagtcggttaaaacaaaatacaatcgaattgggaatctcctccttttttgaaagtcggttaaaaagcaatctATCTTTATTATTCAGACAGTGtaagtagaaaaatattttatttttaacaaacaacttttttttatttaaaacaaagtaaattttattatataaacttcaacaataaatgctaacaagatgctaataaatttattattgttaattgataTTGTGTATTGAGCGTGCGCTAGCCGACACGGAGACAAACAACACAAGCTTCTCCCTCCAAACCTTGCGGCAGACTGAATTCCGATACCCTGTGCTTGAGTTACAGTAGTGAATACGCccagattttagaaaaaaatctataaaaattcaaatttgggtcttttgaaaaaaaaaattcttacgtatTGTTCAGTATTAAATTGTCAATCCATTGGTGtcggttgcaaaataaaataatgtttactttacGAGGAGATGCATATTATCAatcactatttctcatttttgtgGTATCGTTGTAAGGAGATTATTTAACATCATttccttcaaaaaaaaaaaaaaaattctaccattgtataattaaaattatgcagaatttaactgtgtttttattagtttgattCTTCTTTCCATTACCAAGTAGATAGCTCCAAAAAAGTGCACAAAAAACGGCTAGCGCGGCGTTTTGGTCAGGGAGGCGCCTTAAAATTAATGTTCTTTAAGTGTTGATATAATTGATTTCcaatactaaattttaaattcttatttatacgAGATGATGACATGCAGTCTCTCACAGCACATGTAGTATGAaccattataatttataaatacgcACAACTCAAACAAAACACTtataacaatgaaattaaaaagcgTCAACCCCAACTGACTTGTCCCAAACGAGTGTATGGCAGCTTGGGCTTGCTACCACGCCTCTCTCAGCCCACAAACCCCACACGATTGCTCTGTCTAGACGTGTCCGTTGGCCGACTGTGTGTTTCATAGGCTGTGCTACTACTAATACTCAATGAGTTTAAGcctcgtacaaaaaaaaataataagaaaaaagtatcTAGACACAGAATTACTTGTGacacataaatttaattacatatacataagaataaattacataataacacCTCACCTAATTTGTCTAATTCAAGCTGAAATCACAGGAAGGCTCCAAAGCCGAACGCTCTCTTGATGCTGTCAAAGTAATATCGTTTCCAGTTTTCGCGAGTCTGATCTACTTCCGTCGCTGGAACTAGATCTTGCTTCAGAGATACTAAAGTATGGTCATCCTGGAAACAAAATGCCAATTATCATTAACTATTTATTGATCTAGAATCAACACTAGAAAGTTAGCCTGTAAGATCCCACTgttgggcctctttctccatgtaggagaagaatctgagccaccacgctactccactgtgggttggcgaatattttccctactataagtaatgatcgctatcaggtattatcatacataattaaacaaacaatatttcaCATATAGCTGATGGCAGGGGTTACGTAAAAGTCGTGTGGTGTAAAGCACACtcgattttttgtaatataacagagttttaatagataaaataaaacttaatttgagTCACTATAAAGaatgataaaaaagaaaaaagcaaaGACAAAACATTATTCAGTTCAGTGTGCTAAGGCTATCCTATCATTCTATAAGCATCATTTCTATAAGCATTATTACTTTTATGAAAGTAATATGGAATTTGgtttttatattaatctataaattagaatttttcttaaaaaatttcaGCAATGGaacataataaaacttatttttaaatcaattgcTGTCAAATATCACATTTGTGGTATTATGTCAACTGATAAAAGGTATTATAaaagactaaaataaaattacttaaattaataaacaataattgtgtttgctcgcaaacgaaaaaaacccgacttcaattacatcgacgagtagtacaacgtagatcgacgaaaaaaatggtcaagtaactgcgcgttatcaaagattactcaaaaagtagttatcagatctcaataaaatttatatgtgaccacatgacaaacatcagctttcgataaaaaatattaaaatcggtacacccagtaaaaagttattgcggattttcaagaagttccctctatttctctgggatcccatcatcagatcctggtttccttatcatggtactaaacttgggatatctcctttccaacaaaaaaaaagaattatcaaaatctatacatccagtagaaagttatgtggtataatacaatgtaggtcgacgaaaaaagcgtcaagtaaaaacgcatagatatagctcgaaaagtagttgttagatctcaaataaatttaaatgggaccaattggcacacaccacctttcgattaaaagaaaatttgtcgaaatcgctccacccagtcaaaagttctgatgtaacatacattaaaaaaataaaaaatacagtcgaattgagaacctcctccttttttggaagtcagttaaaaaaagttatacttcattggctagctaacttcacattgctaacttcttcttcgttgactagctaacttcagggtgtcggtttttttcgtgatGGTGTGCAGgtgcatcgtaaaaatttactcacatAATTTTtacctaacgcgccaaaagaagtataaattcaaaaattaataactacacAACAAATTTCATTTTCACTGTGTTATGTTGCCTAgcattgtttaataaattactatattatatttcaatttattgaaaatagttGACATCGACTATTAGCTATTGCTCTTACATACAGATCGGATGGATGGATTTgagattaaattattaaaaattgaaagcAATTATATATTTGGTATAAAAGGAATAGAAATATTACCTTTTCTTCAATATTGAAGGTAACTTCAGAAAAATGTTGATCAGGCCACTGTTTGTATCTCCAGTACTGAACAATCTTTTTACCGGGAACCAATTCTCGGAATTCACCACTAACGTTGCCACCGAACAGAGAAAACTTGCCACCCTTTTCAGCTTCCATTTTTACGTGACCCTGAGTGAAAGCCGTTACCATTTCTATTCGTGTCATTGCATCATAAAACTCTTGAGCCCGACATTGAAATGACTCAGAGAGCTCGATCGTTTTCGTGTCTAATTTACAACCAATTGGCGTATTCTGTGAACTGATAACTGGTTCCAtgttaattttcttattaaatccGCTCGTGATTGTTGAAACATTGTCTGGCTTGATTGGGGTTTCCCCCTTCTTGGGCAGGATTAAGCCCTTCGAGAATTCCTCTTTCAAACTTCTGATGTACTCCTTCAATTGCTTTCGAATCTCATCTCGTCCGACATTATGCATGAATGCCTTTAGTCTCTGAGCTTCATCACCGCTGCCTTTGATTGTGACAGTCATCTgaaaaattaaatcaacaataattttaaaatattaaataaagcaaTTAATAACATTTGCAGTAGTAAATTGTAAAGATTTTGTACTCATAACTTTCCATATATACGTACATTGCTTATTTGCAGAACATATTACTGAACATATTAACTGAGGTACGGCACAGCAGAagtttcttgctcaaaatatggagcagcccgtctggagtagtatctcgaccttacagaagatcacaaaaaaataatactttttttaaacagtattgtgttcctggtggtgagtagggtgaccagagcttgtgggggggattggggatagggttggtaATGcccttgcaatgcttctggtgtttcagacgtctataagttatggtaatcgcttaccatcaggtgaaccgtatgcttgtttgctgacctagtgatataaaaataaaatattaagtttgtatgaaataagtagaaaaatagttctcaatttatgaaaaaaataattatctttgaaattgcacacattttttaaaaatattaactttattttatcttcttaagctgtaacttttgaaaatgataaacagctaaatatcaataaaaatattttacacaagtATAGACTTacaagagaaaaaatatttttaaattttacttcaaatgtaaattaatacatacaggaacttatttcataaattttaatcatctttaattttgttttaattcatgtttttatatttatttggttATAATGCTGTAATCATTTATAATGCCTTTGTGTGCATCTTTTGCCTGGCAATactccaataataataatgacatcaAAAgctcaaaaagtaataaatacccAGGACAAACAAAAAGGAAAAGCctgtcaacttaaaaaaaaaaacatgttaaacATACTTTATTAATGTCTAAGTATTTCTTATTAGaatcaataacaaaataaaacattatgtcATTTACAACAAGGCTAAAATCTAGATGATATACTTACAATTTACTATGTTAACTTTTTTAGGACAGGCCACTAATGGGGTATAACCTATGTGCCATTTTATAgacattcatataaaataaaaccttaatattatttaagtacttACATCTACTTCACTGACATCGTTTTCTTCGGACAAGTTCGGGATGTGAACCTCACCCTTCACCTTATCCTTGGCTCCAGCCAACACACCTTCCCACTTTAGTTTAATATCCCATTCGtagaaaaagattaattttcCTTTCCTATTATTTGCAGTTGCCTCTCCGTCAATTTTCTCTACTTCAGTAATCTTACAGTCTATACCATTTTGCGCTATCTTCAAGTTATTCAATAACTCTTTCAGCCGAT harbors:
- the LOC123658320 gene encoding activator of 90 kDa heat shock protein ATPase homolog 1, translated to MAKWGEGDPRWIVEERPDATNVNNWHWTEKNAGPWSKDRLKELLNNLKIAQNGIDCKITEVEKIDGEATANNRKGKLIFFYEWDIKLKWEGVLAGAKDKVKGEVHIPNLSEENDVSEVDMTVTIKGSGDEAQRLKAFMHNVGRDEIRKQLKEYIRSLKEEFSKGLILPKKGETPIKPDNVSTITSGFNKKINMEPVISSQNTPIGCKLDTKTIELSESFQCRAQEFYDAMTRIEMVTAFTQGHVKMEAEKGGKFSLFGGNVSGEFRELVPGKKIVQYWRYKQWPDQHFSEVTFNIEEKDDHTLVSLKQDLVPATEVDQTRENWKRYYFDSIKRAFGFGAFL